The genomic stretch CGAGATTTGCGACTATCTGGAAGACGCGTCCAGAGCGGATGGCACCTTTGAAAAGATTCGGTTCCGGCACAGAGTCCTCAGCAGCGAATGGAGCAGCGCCGAGCAGAGATGGTCCCTGGTCGTTGATGCCAATGGCACAAGGAAGCTGATCAAGGCcaacttcctcttcagctgcaTGGGCTACTACTCGTATGAACGGGCGCTGGACAGTCCCGTGCCTGGCATCAACGACTTTGGTGGAACCGTGATCCATCCGCAGTGGTGGCCAGAGAACTTTGACTGCAGCAATAAGAATATCGTGATTGTTGGCAGTGGCGCAACCGCCATCACGCTTCTGCCCGAGCTGGCGGGCAAAGCAAAATCCGTGACGATGCTTCAGAGAACACCTTCATACGTGGTGTCCATGGAGAGGAGCTCGGGCTTTGAGAAGTTTCTGGCGGCGATACTGCCCTTGTCCTGGGTACATTGGATTGCCAGCTGCATTGACATCTGGTTCGAGGTGTTCATCTCCGAGCTATGCTTGCGATACCCTCGTCTAGGGCGCTTTCTGATCACAATGGATTTACCAAAGAGCCTACCAAAGAAGCTCGATGCGGCGGTGCATTTCAACCCGACGTATGGGCCCTTCCAACAGCGATTGTGTCTGACACCAGATGGCGAGTTCTTCAAAGCCCTGCATCGAGACGATGTTGAGATGGTCACAGACTTGATTGATACCGTCACCAAAGACGGAATACTTCTCAAATCCGGCCGCAAGCTTTCAGCAGACGTGATTGTGACTGCTACTGGGCTGCACATACAGCTCCTCGGCGGGATACGTCCCCGAGTCGACGGCAAGGAAATCGATCTCGGCCAGCAGTACGCCTGGAGAGGCTGCATGATCGAAGGCGTGCCCAACGCggcatccatctttggctaCGTAACTACAACGTGGACTCCCGGCGCAAACTCCACGGCCAGGCTGGCTATCCGAGTAATCAAGCAGATGGAGGCGGATGATGCGTCGAGCGTTGTGCCCGTCATCCAGAGGACAGAGGGCATGCCGCGATTGTCGAGTGCGGATGTGAAGAGCCACTACATCACGAAAGCAGTAGATCGCATCCCCAAATCAACGGGGAGAGCTCCATTTTATGGGCGCGTCAACTATCCTTTAGATTTGTGGGCATTGTGTTTCGGCAGCATAAGGGACGGATTGGTGTATACAAAGAGAGAGGCCAAAAAGGTTAAATGATTAACAGCCGCATTGAAAACTTGGATAATATTGCTTGATCATCAGGCTAGATACAGAGTGAGCGAGATTAGACGCTGCTATTTACCAACAGAAGATTAAGTCTATAATACTGTCCACTTTATCTGTTTAAATACCAGGTCTTTACACTAATGATTGAACAATTTGTAGAAT from Trichoderma atroviride chromosome 3, complete sequence encodes the following:
- a CDS encoding uncharacterized protein (EggNog:ENOG41~TransMembrane:1 (i86-107o)) yields the protein MGYYSYERALDSPVPGINDFGGTVIHPQWWPENFDCSNKNIVIVGSGATAITLLPELAGKAKSVTMLQRTPSYVVSMERSSGFEKFLAAILPLSWVHWIASCIDIWFEVFISELCLRYPRLGRFLITMDLPKSLPKKLDAAVHFNPTYGPFQQRLCLTPDGEFFKALHRDDVEMVTDLIDTVTKDGILLKSGRKLSADVIVTATGLHIQLLGGIRPRVDGKEIDLGQQYAWRGCMIEGVPNAASIFGYVTTTWTPGANSTARLAIRVIKQMEADDASSVVPVIQRTEGMPRLSSADVKSHYITKAVDRIPKSTGRAPFYGRVNYPLDLWALCFGSIRDGLVYTKREAKKVK